The Osmia bicornis bicornis chromosome 12, iOsmBic2.1, whole genome shotgun sequence genome includes a region encoding these proteins:
- the LOC114877561 gene encoding myotubularin-related protein 2 isoform X3 yields the protein MEKKSSAELLNIEQNNSKNASSDSLNSDSKSSSLNSKMGQESNLSSGETGPPLLNGERVQGIAHEVTYVCPYSGPVRGILSVTNYKLHFRSVDRDTPYVVQVPLGVVSRIEKVGGASSRGENSYGIEVFCKDMRNLRFAHKQENHSRRDVFEKLQQYSFPLSHKLPLFAFEYSDTFPENGWNVYEPIAELKRMGVNNDMWKISKINDTYSICDSYPAVWAVPAAATDEDLQASAAFRSRGRLPVLSWIHPESQATITRCAQPLVGVGGKRSREDERYVQLIMDANAQSHKLFIMDARPMTNAVANKAKGGGYESEDAYQNAELVFLDIHNIHVMRESLRKLKELCFPTIDEVRWLSGIESTVWLKHIKYVLAGAVRIVDKVENHKTSVLVHCSDGWDRTAQLTALAMLMLDPYYRTIKGFQVLVEKEWLSFGHKFQQRIGHGDEHHSDADRSPVFLQFMDCVWQIGRQFPNAFEFNEHFLITILDHLYSCRFGTFLFSSERERVQEQVKQKTVSLWSYTNSQLSLYQNPLYWAAPNYQIVLIPIASMRYIKPWKSLYCRWNPSMRQQDPVYQRTRELLVLKEQLEKQLEEGRREQASRANRSVTSTAPPRIHSPVHS from the exons AACTTATCCAGCGGAGAAACAGGTCCACCTCTTTTAAATGGTGAACGTGTGCAAGGCATTGCTCACGAAGTAACATACGTTTGTCCTTACTCGGGACCAGTTCGAGGAATTCTTAGcgttacaaattacaaacttCATTTTCGGAGCGTAGATCGTGATACGCCTTACGTAGTCCAAGTACCTTTAGGTGTAGTTAGCAGAATCGAAAAAGTGGGCGGTGCGTCCAGCAGGGGAGAGAATTCTTATGGGATCGAAGTGTTCTGTAAGGACATGAGGAATCTCAGATTTGCTCATAAACAGGAAAATCATTCGAGGAGGGACGTTTTCGAAAAATTGCAACAATATTCGTTTCCGTTGTCCCATAAATTACCTCTTTTTGCGTTCGAATACTCCGATACGTTTCCTGAAAATGGCTGGAACGTTTATGAACCTATAGCCGAATTAAAACGAATG GGAGTAAACAATGATATGTGGAAGATATCAAAAATCAATGACACATACTCTATATGCGATAGTTATCCAGCGGTATGGGCAGTGCCTGCTGCAGCAACCGACGAAGATTTACAAGCGTCCGCAGCTTTCCGGAGTAGAGGAAGACTTCCGGTACTATCGTGGATCCATCCAGAGAGTCAAGCAACGATAACTCGTTGTGCTCAACCACTGGTCGGAGTTGGTGGTAAACGTAGTCGCGAAGACGAGAGATATGTTCAGCTTATTATGGATGCTAATGCGCAAAGtcacaaattatttattatggATGCTCGACCAATGACAAACGCGGTAGCAAACAAAGCGAAGGGTGGCGGCTATGAAAGCGAGGATGCTTATCAGAACGCAGAGCTCGTGTTTCTTGATATTCATAACATACACGTTATGAGGGAGAGCCTTAGAAAATTAAAGG aattGTGTTTTCCAACAATTGACGAGGTCAGATGGCTGTCGGGAATAGAATCTACCGTCTGGTTGAAACATATTAAATACGTGCTCGCTGGAGCGGTACGAATTGTTGATAAAGTAGAAAACCATAAAACTTCGGTTTTAGTACATTGTTCCGATGGTTGGGATAGAACGGCCcag CTGACAGCACTTGCCATGTTGATGCTAGATCCCTATTATAGAACAATCAAAGGTTTTCAAGTACTTGTAGAGAAAGAATGGCTTAGTTTTGGTCACAAATTTCAGCAG AGGATTGGACATGGTGATGAACATCACAGTGATGCAGACAGGTCGCCAGTATTTTTGCAGTTCATGGATTGCGTGTGGCAAATAGGTCGTCAGTTTCCAAATGCGTTCGAATTTAACGAACACTTCCTAATCACTATTCTCGACCATCTGTATTCGTGTAGATTTGGCACATTTCTATTCAGCAG CGAACGCGAAAGAGTTCAAGAACAAGTTAAACAAAAAACTGTTTCACTTTGGTCATATACGAACAGCCAGTTGTCGCTTTATCAGAATCCGTTATACTGGGCCGCTCCGAATTATCAGATAGTTTTAATTCCGATCGCCAGTATGAGATACATTAAGCCATGGAAAAGTTTGTATTGCAGATGGAATCCAAGTATGCGGCAGCAG GATCCCGTTTACCAACGAACAAGAGAGCTTCTAGTATTAAAGGAACAACTTGAGAAACAGCTCGAGGAAGGCCGCCGTGAACAGGCTAGTCGAGCAAACCGATCAGTGACCTCGACAGCACCGCCTCGAATACATTCCCCGGTTCATTCATAG
- the LOC114877561 gene encoding myotubularin-related protein 2 isoform X2, translating into MEKKSSAELLNIEQNNSKNASSDSLNSDSKSSSLNSKMGQESESWDKASRSKSFSSSSTSTDNNVVSALEAKKDNQVKNLSSGETGPPLLNGERVQGIAHEVTYVCPYSGPVRGILSVTNYKLHFRSVDRDTPYVVQVPLGVVSRIEKVGGASSRGENSYGIEVFCKDMRNLRFAHKQENHSRRDVFEKLQQYSFPLSHKLPLFAFEYSDTFPENGWNVYEPIAELKRMGVNNDMWKISKINDTYSICDSYPAVWAVPAAATDEDLQASAAFRSRGRLPVLSWIHPESQATITRCAQPLVGVGGKRSREDERYVQLIMDANAQSHKLFIMDARPMTNAVANKAKGGGYESEDAYQNAELVFLDIHNIHVMRESLRKLKELCFPTIDEVRWLSGIESTVWLKHIKYVLAGAVRIVDKVENHKTSVLVHCSDGWDRTAQLTALAMLMLDPYYRTIKGFQVLVEKEWLSFGHKFQQRIGHGDEHHSDADRSPVFLQFMDCVWQIGRQFPNAFEFNEHFLITILDHLYSCRFGTFLFSSERERVQEQVKQKTVSLWSYTNSQLSLYQNPLYWAAPNYQIVLIPIASMRYIKPWKSLYCRWNPSMRQQVINYLCRIPFTNEQESF; encoded by the exons AAAGCTGGGATAAAGCTTCGCGTTCAAAAAGTTTTTCCTCAAGCTCTACTTCTACGGATAATAACGTTGTCTCTGCTTTAGAAGCTAAAAAAGACAATCAAGTAAAA AACTTATCCAGCGGAGAAACAGGTCCACCTCTTTTAAATGGTGAACGTGTGCAAGGCATTGCTCACGAAGTAACATACGTTTGTCCTTACTCGGGACCAGTTCGAGGAATTCTTAGcgttacaaattacaaacttCATTTTCGGAGCGTAGATCGTGATACGCCTTACGTAGTCCAAGTACCTTTAGGTGTAGTTAGCAGAATCGAAAAAGTGGGCGGTGCGTCCAGCAGGGGAGAGAATTCTTATGGGATCGAAGTGTTCTGTAAGGACATGAGGAATCTCAGATTTGCTCATAAACAGGAAAATCATTCGAGGAGGGACGTTTTCGAAAAATTGCAACAATATTCGTTTCCGTTGTCCCATAAATTACCTCTTTTTGCGTTCGAATACTCCGATACGTTTCCTGAAAATGGCTGGAACGTTTATGAACCTATAGCCGAATTAAAACGAATG GGAGTAAACAATGATATGTGGAAGATATCAAAAATCAATGACACATACTCTATATGCGATAGTTATCCAGCGGTATGGGCAGTGCCTGCTGCAGCAACCGACGAAGATTTACAAGCGTCCGCAGCTTTCCGGAGTAGAGGAAGACTTCCGGTACTATCGTGGATCCATCCAGAGAGTCAAGCAACGATAACTCGTTGTGCTCAACCACTGGTCGGAGTTGGTGGTAAACGTAGTCGCGAAGACGAGAGATATGTTCAGCTTATTATGGATGCTAATGCGCAAAGtcacaaattatttattatggATGCTCGACCAATGACAAACGCGGTAGCAAACAAAGCGAAGGGTGGCGGCTATGAAAGCGAGGATGCTTATCAGAACGCAGAGCTCGTGTTTCTTGATATTCATAACATACACGTTATGAGGGAGAGCCTTAGAAAATTAAAGG aattGTGTTTTCCAACAATTGACGAGGTCAGATGGCTGTCGGGAATAGAATCTACCGTCTGGTTGAAACATATTAAATACGTGCTCGCTGGAGCGGTACGAATTGTTGATAAAGTAGAAAACCATAAAACTTCGGTTTTAGTACATTGTTCCGATGGTTGGGATAGAACGGCCcag CTGACAGCACTTGCCATGTTGATGCTAGATCCCTATTATAGAACAATCAAAGGTTTTCAAGTACTTGTAGAGAAAGAATGGCTTAGTTTTGGTCACAAATTTCAGCAG AGGATTGGACATGGTGATGAACATCACAGTGATGCAGACAGGTCGCCAGTATTTTTGCAGTTCATGGATTGCGTGTGGCAAATAGGTCGTCAGTTTCCAAATGCGTTCGAATTTAACGAACACTTCCTAATCACTATTCTCGACCATCTGTATTCGTGTAGATTTGGCACATTTCTATTCAGCAG CGAACGCGAAAGAGTTCAAGAACAAGTTAAACAAAAAACTGTTTCACTTTGGTCATATACGAACAGCCAGTTGTCGCTTTATCAGAATCCGTTATACTGGGCCGCTCCGAATTATCAGATAGTTTTAATTCCGATCGCCAGTATGAGATACATTAAGCCATGGAAAAGTTTGTATTGCAGATGGAATCCAAGTATGCGGCAGCAG gtTATCAATTACTTGTGTAGGATCCCGTTTACCAACGAACAAGAGAGCTTCTAG
- the LOC114877561 gene encoding myotubularin-related protein 2 isoform X1, with translation MEKKSSAELLNIEQNNSKNASSDSLNSDSKSSSLNSKMGQESESWDKASRSKSFSSSSTSTDNNVVSALEAKKDNQVKNLSSGETGPPLLNGERVQGIAHEVTYVCPYSGPVRGILSVTNYKLHFRSVDRDTPYVVQVPLGVVSRIEKVGGASSRGENSYGIEVFCKDMRNLRFAHKQENHSRRDVFEKLQQYSFPLSHKLPLFAFEYSDTFPENGWNVYEPIAELKRMGVNNDMWKISKINDTYSICDSYPAVWAVPAAATDEDLQASAAFRSRGRLPVLSWIHPESQATITRCAQPLVGVGGKRSREDERYVQLIMDANAQSHKLFIMDARPMTNAVANKAKGGGYESEDAYQNAELVFLDIHNIHVMRESLRKLKELCFPTIDEVRWLSGIESTVWLKHIKYVLAGAVRIVDKVENHKTSVLVHCSDGWDRTAQLTALAMLMLDPYYRTIKGFQVLVEKEWLSFGHKFQQRIGHGDEHHSDADRSPVFLQFMDCVWQIGRQFPNAFEFNEHFLITILDHLYSCRFGTFLFSSERERVQEQVKQKTVSLWSYTNSQLSLYQNPLYWAAPNYQIVLIPIASMRYIKPWKSLYCRWNPSMRQQDPVYQRTRELLVLKEQLEKQLEEGRREQASRANRSVTSTAPPRIHSPVHS, from the exons AAAGCTGGGATAAAGCTTCGCGTTCAAAAAGTTTTTCCTCAAGCTCTACTTCTACGGATAATAACGTTGTCTCTGCTTTAGAAGCTAAAAAAGACAATCAAGTAAAA AACTTATCCAGCGGAGAAACAGGTCCACCTCTTTTAAATGGTGAACGTGTGCAAGGCATTGCTCACGAAGTAACATACGTTTGTCCTTACTCGGGACCAGTTCGAGGAATTCTTAGcgttacaaattacaaacttCATTTTCGGAGCGTAGATCGTGATACGCCTTACGTAGTCCAAGTACCTTTAGGTGTAGTTAGCAGAATCGAAAAAGTGGGCGGTGCGTCCAGCAGGGGAGAGAATTCTTATGGGATCGAAGTGTTCTGTAAGGACATGAGGAATCTCAGATTTGCTCATAAACAGGAAAATCATTCGAGGAGGGACGTTTTCGAAAAATTGCAACAATATTCGTTTCCGTTGTCCCATAAATTACCTCTTTTTGCGTTCGAATACTCCGATACGTTTCCTGAAAATGGCTGGAACGTTTATGAACCTATAGCCGAATTAAAACGAATG GGAGTAAACAATGATATGTGGAAGATATCAAAAATCAATGACACATACTCTATATGCGATAGTTATCCAGCGGTATGGGCAGTGCCTGCTGCAGCAACCGACGAAGATTTACAAGCGTCCGCAGCTTTCCGGAGTAGAGGAAGACTTCCGGTACTATCGTGGATCCATCCAGAGAGTCAAGCAACGATAACTCGTTGTGCTCAACCACTGGTCGGAGTTGGTGGTAAACGTAGTCGCGAAGACGAGAGATATGTTCAGCTTATTATGGATGCTAATGCGCAAAGtcacaaattatttattatggATGCTCGACCAATGACAAACGCGGTAGCAAACAAAGCGAAGGGTGGCGGCTATGAAAGCGAGGATGCTTATCAGAACGCAGAGCTCGTGTTTCTTGATATTCATAACATACACGTTATGAGGGAGAGCCTTAGAAAATTAAAGG aattGTGTTTTCCAACAATTGACGAGGTCAGATGGCTGTCGGGAATAGAATCTACCGTCTGGTTGAAACATATTAAATACGTGCTCGCTGGAGCGGTACGAATTGTTGATAAAGTAGAAAACCATAAAACTTCGGTTTTAGTACATTGTTCCGATGGTTGGGATAGAACGGCCcag CTGACAGCACTTGCCATGTTGATGCTAGATCCCTATTATAGAACAATCAAAGGTTTTCAAGTACTTGTAGAGAAAGAATGGCTTAGTTTTGGTCACAAATTTCAGCAG AGGATTGGACATGGTGATGAACATCACAGTGATGCAGACAGGTCGCCAGTATTTTTGCAGTTCATGGATTGCGTGTGGCAAATAGGTCGTCAGTTTCCAAATGCGTTCGAATTTAACGAACACTTCCTAATCACTATTCTCGACCATCTGTATTCGTGTAGATTTGGCACATTTCTATTCAGCAG CGAACGCGAAAGAGTTCAAGAACAAGTTAAACAAAAAACTGTTTCACTTTGGTCATATACGAACAGCCAGTTGTCGCTTTATCAGAATCCGTTATACTGGGCCGCTCCGAATTATCAGATAGTTTTAATTCCGATCGCCAGTATGAGATACATTAAGCCATGGAAAAGTTTGTATTGCAGATGGAATCCAAGTATGCGGCAGCAG GATCCCGTTTACCAACGAACAAGAGAGCTTCTAGTATTAAAGGAACAACTTGAGAAACAGCTCGAGGAAGGCCGCCGTGAACAGGCTAGTCGAGCAAACCGATCAGTGACCTCGACAGCACCGCCTCGAATACATTCCCCGGTTCATTCATAG